A section of the Oncorhynchus keta strain PuntledgeMale-10-30-2019 chromosome 15, Oket_V2, whole genome shotgun sequence genome encodes:
- the LOC118394824 gene encoding aquaporin FA-CHIP-like, producing the protein MREFKSKAFWRAVLAELVGMTMFIFLSISAAIGNSNNTSPDQEVKVSLTFGLAIATLAQSLGHISGAHLNPAVTLGMLASCQISVFKGVMYIVAQMLGSALASGIVYGTRPEGNDALGVNALNGVSASQGVGIELLATFQLVLCVIAVTDKRRHDVTGSAPLAIGLSVALGHLAAISYTGCGINPARSFGPALIMNDYTNHWVYWVGPMCGGVAAALVYDFLLYPKFDDFPERMRVLVSGPVGDYDVNGEETAAVEMSSK; encoded by the exons ATGAGAGAATTCAAGAGCAAGGCTTTCTGGAGGGCCGTACTGGCTGAGCTCGTGGGGATGACCATGTTCATATTCCTCAGCATCTCGGCTGCCATTGGGAACTCAAACAACACTTCTCCTGACCAGGAGGTGAAGGTTTCTCTGACTTTTGGTCTGGCCATCGCCACGCTGGCCCAGAGTTTGGGCCACATCAGTGGAGCCCACCTGAACCCAGCAGTGACACTGGGCATGCTCGCCAGCTGCCAGATCAGTGTGTTCAAGGGGGTGATGTACATCGTGGCTCAGATGCTAGGCTCTGCACTGGCCAGTGGTATTGTCTATGGAACCCGGCCAGAGGGAAATGATGCACTGGGGGTCAACGCT CTAAATGGTGTCTCTGCCAGCCAAGGCGTAGGCATCGAGCTCCTGGCTACCTTCCAGCTGGTCCTGTGTGTCATAGCTGTCACTGATAAAAGGCGGCACGACGTCACCGGCTCTGCCCCCCTGGCCATCGGGCTCTCTGTCGCTCTGGGACACTTGGCAGCC ATCAGCTACACTGGCTGCGGTATCAACCCTGCCCGATCCTTTGGACCTGCTTTGATCATGAATGATTACACAAACCACTGG GTGTACTGGGTGGGGCCAATGTGCGGAGGTGTGGCAGCTGCTCTGGTCTATGACTTCCTGCTGTACCCCAAGTTTGATGACTTCCCTGAACGCATGAGGGTCCTGGTCAGTGGCCCTGTGGGAGACTATGATGTCAATGGAGAAGAGACCGCAGCAGTAGAAATGTCATCAAAGTAG